From Bacillota bacterium, one genomic window encodes:
- the cphA gene encoding cyanophycin synthetase yields the protein MRVLDITVFPGRNCYAHFPVTKVTLDLEELAGRESSEYPWFCFALGECLPGIANHSCSGRDGGFVARLREGTYFGHVLEHIILELQALLGFPKAFGKTRYAASPGVYHVVFEHALPGLVEPLLTEALGIVQSLLQGSTVNIHEKLEPLRKLAAQLELGPSTQAIVKAAESRGITVRRIGDESLIQLGTGIYSRRIQATVGPHTSCLAADIACDKAMTKYILATAGIPVPFGFTVETDQEAVEAWQQIGRPVAVKPRDGNQGKGVSLKLNSAEDVAEAFHFAQVFGGKTIVEEYIEGRHYRLVVVGGKLVAAAERSPAHVVGDGVSSILGLIAHTNLHPLRGEKHEKPLTRIALDDISLRVLRRQGIDANYVPQQGQLVLLRDSANLSTGGTAWDVTDMVHPEARERVERVARLIGLDISGIDVVAPDISSPTLEMTVIEVNTAPGIRMHQYPALGQARDVAGAIVELVFPPGTPSEIPLATVTGTNGKTTTTRLIAAGLRHVYGHVGCATSSGIYINQKQLVAGDTTGPWSAGVILSDPAVEAAVLEVARGGIIRGGLGYNLADVAVITNISDDHLGQDGIPDLAALCRVKSLVTEAVRAGGVVVVNAENSYCVQAGQASRREMILFAAEPSQVLANHLAGGGRGVMVQNGAFRALAGRELLYEIPVNMVPLSFAGLARHNIENCAAAMGALWALKVPFSAISATLQAFAPDLLCNPGRQNIIKVAGITVMLDYGHNVPGVCAVADLARRLCSGRLIGVISAPGDRTDASIVKLGHCAGTKFDQVFVKEDVDRRGREVAEVARLLRQGIAEVGRVPAGEEAVFDEAAVHKQALQSAGPEDWVIIFYESLERTLGQLRSVEDEVGALRAVVTVTEAVGG from the coding sequence ATGCGCGTCCTCGACATCACTGTTTTCCCAGGGAGAAATTGCTATGCGCATTTCCCCGTGACCAAAGTCACCCTAGATTTAGAAGAGCTAGCGGGCAGAGAGAGCTCGGAGTACCCTTGGTTTTGTTTTGCGCTAGGTGAATGCCTGCCGGGCATAGCGAACCACAGCTGCAGTGGTCGTGACGGTGGCTTTGTGGCCCGCCTGCGTGAAGGGACCTATTTTGGGCATGTATTAGAGCATATTATCCTTGAGCTACAAGCACTGCTTGGGTTTCCTAAGGCCTTTGGTAAAACTCGCTACGCGGCATCGCCAGGGGTGTACCATGTTGTTTTCGAGCATGCCCTGCCGGGTCTAGTGGAGCCCCTGCTCACAGAGGCCCTAGGTATTGTGCAGTCTCTCTTGCAGGGCAGTACGGTCAATATCCATGAGAAACTAGAGCCGCTTAGAAAGCTAGCAGCGCAGCTTGAGCTAGGGCCTAGTACTCAGGCCATTGTCAAGGCGGCCGAAAGTCGGGGGATTACGGTGCGTCGCATCGGCGACGAGAGCTTGATACAGCTAGGCACCGGTATCTACAGCCGGAGGATACAAGCAACAGTCGGGCCACATACATCATGTCTGGCCGCCGACATTGCCTGTGACAAAGCCATGACCAAGTATATTTTGGCGACAGCGGGCATTCCTGTGCCCTTTGGTTTTACCGTTGAGACAGACCAAGAGGCGGTAGAAGCATGGCAACAGATTGGTCGTCCTGTCGCCGTCAAGCCGCGCGATGGCAATCAAGGCAAGGGGGTCTCCCTCAAGCTCAATTCGGCCGAGGACGTGGCCGAAGCCTTTCATTTTGCCCAAGTGTTTGGGGGCAAGACGATTGTAGAAGAGTATATCGAGGGCAGACATTATCGCTTGGTGGTGGTGGGAGGCAAGCTGGTGGCTGCGGCGGAGCGTTCGCCAGCACATGTGGTGGGCGATGGTGTCTCGTCGATACTAGGGCTCATCGCCCACACGAACCTCCATCCTCTGCGGGGAGAAAAACACGAAAAGCCCCTCACGCGCATCGCCCTAGACGATATTTCCCTACGAGTCCTCAGAAGACAAGGCATTGACGCTAATTATGTGCCCCAACAAGGCCAGCTGGTACTGCTTAGAGACAGTGCTAACTTGAGCACGGGCGGTACGGCCTGGGATGTGACGGACATGGTGCACCCCGAGGCTAGAGAGCGTGTGGAGAGGGTAGCCCGTCTAATCGGGCTTGATATATCTGGAATTGATGTGGTTGCGCCGGACATATCTTCGCCAACGCTCGAGATGACTGTCATCGAGGTCAACACTGCGCCGGGCATCCGCATGCACCAATACCCTGCTCTAGGGCAAGCACGCGACGTGGCGGGGGCAATTGTAGAGCTGGTTTTCCCGCCGGGTACCCCCTCGGAGATACCCCTAGCGACAGTCACCGGGACGAATGGCAAGACGACGACCACTCGCCTTATTGCGGCAGGCTTAAGGCATGTCTATGGCCATGTAGGTTGTGCAACGTCGTCGGGCATCTACATCAACCAAAAACAGCTTGTCGCTGGGGATACCACAGGCCCTTGGAGTGCGGGGGTTATCCTGTCAGACCCAGCGGTAGAGGCAGCCGTTCTAGAGGTAGCTCGCGGCGGCATTATCCGCGGCGGGCTCGGTTACAATCTCGCCGATGTTGCCGTAATAACAAACATCAGTGATGACCATCTAGGGCAAGACGGCATACCTGACTTGGCGGCGCTGTGCCGTGTAAAAAGCTTAGTCACCGAGGCCGTTCGTGCGGGCGGGGTGGTGGTTGTCAACGCAGAAAACAGCTACTGTGTGCAGGCGGGCCAGGCTTCGCGCCGCGAGATGATTCTCTTTGCCGCAGAGCCAAGCCAGGTGTTGGCCAATCACTTGGCCGGCGGCGGGCGGGGCGTGATGGTGCAGAACGGAGCTTTTAGGGCTCTCGCGGGCCGAGAGTTGCTGTATGAGATCCCCGTAAACATGGTGCCGCTCAGCTTTGCTGGTTTGGCTCGCCACAATATCGAGAATTGTGCCGCGGCTATGGGGGCCTTGTGGGCGCTTAAAGTACCTTTTTCAGCCATTTCGGCCACGCTACAGGCCTTTGCTCCTGATCTGCTATGCAATCCGGGGCGGCAGAACATTATTAAAGTTGCCGGTATCACCGTGATGCTCGACTACGGCCACAATGTTCCGGGCGTATGCGCGGTAGCCGACTTGGCGCGCAGGCTCTGCTCTGGTCGGCTCATAGGGGTAATTTCCGCGCCTGGGGACCGTACCGATGCCTCTATTGTCAAATTAGGGCACTGTGCGGGCACCAAGTTCGACCAAGTTTTTGTTAAAGAAGATGTTGATCGTAGGGGTAGAGAGGTAGCGGAAGTAGCTCGTCTGCTGCGGCAGGGGATAGCAGAAGTAGGCAGGGTGCCCGCAGGTGAAGAAGCAGTCTTTGATGAAGCCGCGGTGCACAAGCAAGCCTTGCAGAGTGCCGGTCCAGAGGACTGGGTCATTATCTTTTACGAGTCGCTAGAGCGGACTCTCGGGCAGTTGCGCTCGGTGGAAGACGAGGTAGGCGCCCTGCGCGCCGTGGTCACGGTTACAGAGGCAGTAGGTGGCTAA
- a CDS encoding cyanophycinase: MEDCPSMEQQGMLLIIGGAEDKSGECTVLRRFVELAGGSEAVIAILTAAAEAQTAVGEEYRDIFRSLGVRSVEVCHVANRQQANDREAMVKVQGATGVYFTGGDQLRITSLVGGTLLDDLLKELYLQGAVIAGTSAGASAMSDNMIVAGDGEEEPRREAIRMAPGLGLLKHTMVDQHFAQRGRIGRLLGALAQNPDILGVGIDEDTAIEVSTSGRFTVVGNGCVTVLDGRGITISDISDTTSEEPLALCDVLLHVLPADYTFDLATRRPASPKEEAH; the protein is encoded by the coding sequence ATGGAGGATTGCCCAAGTATGGAGCAGCAAGGGATGCTATTAATAATTGGTGGAGCTGAAGATAAGAGCGGCGAGTGTACGGTGCTGCGCCGCTTTGTGGAGTTAGCCGGGGGTAGTGAGGCCGTAATTGCCATCCTTACGGCTGCCGCCGAAGCTCAGACTGCCGTGGGCGAAGAATATCGCGACATTTTTAGGAGTCTCGGAGTGCGGTCGGTTGAAGTTTGTCACGTAGCTAATCGCCAGCAGGCCAACGACCGGGAAGCCATGGTGAAAGTGCAGGGGGCCACCGGTGTGTACTTTACGGGCGGCGATCAACTGCGTATCACTAGCTTAGTGGGAGGGACATTGCTTGACGACCTGCTCAAAGAGCTCTACCTACAGGGTGCTGTCATTGCAGGAACAAGTGCCGGAGCCTCAGCCATGAGCGACAACATGATAGTGGCGGGAGACGGGGAGGAAGAGCCTCGGCGCGAAGCCATTCGCATGGCTCCGGGGCTAGGTCTCTTAAAGCACACCATGGTAGACCAGCACTTTGCGCAGCGTGGGCGGATTGGGCGTCTCCTGGGTGCTTTGGCGCAAAACCCTGACATTCTAGGTGTGGGTATAGATGAGGACACGGCCATTGAAGTGAGCACGTCAGGCCGCTTCACCGTGGTAGGCAATGGTTGTGTCACCGTTCTAGACGGACGTGGTATCACTATCAGCGACATCTCTGATACCACGAGCGAAGAACCGTTAGCCCTCTGCGATGTGCTCTTGCATGTCCTGCCGGCGGACTACACTTTTGATCTGGCTACCAGGCGGCCCGCATCACCTAAGGAGGAGGCCCACTAA
- the xth gene encoding exodeoxyribonuclease III yields the protein MKLISWNVNGIRAAMGKGFLDFFTSVEADIFCIQESKISPGQFEVQLPGYEQYYNYAVKKGYSGTAVFTKQPPINTGYGIGLAEHDQEGRVVTLEFADYYLVNVYTPNSQQELARLAYRMEWDDAFRDYLKSLDAHKPVILCGDLNVAHQEIDLKNPKSNRRNAGFTDEERGKFEALLYAGFIDSFRHFHPDRRDAYTWWSYFAKARERNIGWRIDYFCVSSRLRDKMASAEIHPHVLGSDHCPVELVLL from the coding sequence ATGAAGCTAATTTCTTGGAACGTAAACGGCATACGCGCCGCCATGGGCAAGGGGTTTCTCGATTTCTTCACGAGCGTTGAGGCAGATATTTTCTGCATCCAAGAGAGCAAGATTTCGCCCGGGCAATTTGAAGTGCAGTTACCCGGCTATGAGCAGTACTACAACTACGCCGTCAAGAAGGGTTACTCAGGCACCGCCGTCTTCACCAAGCAGCCGCCGATTAACACCGGTTACGGCATCGGCCTAGCAGAGCATGATCAAGAGGGTCGGGTGGTGACCCTAGAATTTGCCGACTACTACCTCGTCAATGTCTATACGCCTAACTCACAGCAAGAGCTAGCGCGACTAGCTTATCGCATGGAGTGGGACGATGCTTTCCGCGACTATCTTAAGTCCCTAGACGCCCACAAGCCTGTTATTTTGTGCGGAGACTTAAATGTTGCGCATCAAGAGATCGATCTCAAGAATCCGAAGAGCAATCGGCGTAACGCCGGGTTTACCGATGAAGAGCGGGGCAAGTTTGAGGCACTGCTTTACGCCGGCTTTATTGATAGCTTCCGTCACTTTCACCCCGACCGCCGCGACGCCTATACTTGGTGGTCTTACTTTGCTAAGGCCCGCGAGCGCAATATCGGTTGGCGCATCGATTATTTCTGCGTCTCTAGCCGCCTCAGAGACAAGATGGCTAGCGCAGAAATACACCCTCATGTTCTTGGTTCAGACCATTGCCCGGTAGAGCTGGTGCTGCTTTAG
- the dcm gene encoding DNA (cytosine-5-)-methyltransferase yields the protein MKTRRNTEFSHARELSGLSIKEVAQTYGRSQRTVYRWENGQYSPDPVLMEDLKTMYSSRNEQKTSSNAFTFIDLFAGIGGLRKAFDSVGGKCVFTSEWDLACRKTYQENFVCDHPVHGDIRDIDLDSIPQHDLLLAGFPCQPFSIAGVSKKISLGKPHGFHCDTQGTLFFDVAQIIEKHQPRAFLLENVKNLVSHDKGNTLRVILRTLTEELGYHVDYRVIDARNFVPQHRERIFIVGFKGSSDFSFRTMDTPQTGPKLGAVLHPQDGTEVPELPYTAGTRADVAPKYTLSDRLWSYLQAYAEKHRAKGNGFGFGLCGPDDVARTLSARYYKDGSEILIKQDGTNPRRLTPRECARIMGFGNSFKIPVSDTQAYKQFGNSVVVPVVEAVARHMLPHLVEGHVDVFTKIRAEGLPHQIRLFEQAGGYAELD from the coding sequence ATGAAGACCCGCAGAAACACCGAATTTAGCCATGCAAGAGAGTTGTCTGGTTTGTCGATAAAAGAAGTCGCGCAGACCTACGGTCGTAGCCAGAGAACAGTTTATCGGTGGGAAAATGGTCAGTACAGTCCCGACCCTGTGCTGATGGAGGATCTAAAGACAATGTACTCAAGCCGCAATGAGCAAAAAACTTCCTCGAATGCATTCACCTTCATTGATCTCTTTGCAGGAATTGGTGGCCTGAGAAAAGCGTTTGATTCAGTTGGCGGGAAGTGTGTTTTCACTAGCGAATGGGATTTGGCTTGTCGAAAGACCTACCAGGAAAACTTTGTCTGCGACCATCCCGTGCACGGCGATATACGCGATATAGATCTCGATAGCATACCGCAACATGACTTATTGCTGGCAGGATTTCCATGTCAGCCTTTTTCAATAGCAGGCGTTTCTAAGAAAATTTCCTTGGGTAAACCACATGGGTTTCATTGCGACACGCAGGGGACCCTGTTTTTCGATGTTGCCCAGATAATAGAAAAACACCAACCTAGAGCTTTTTTGCTAGAAAATGTTAAGAACCTAGTAAGCCATGATAAAGGAAACACTCTCAGAGTAATTTTACGTACACTCACAGAAGAGCTTGGCTACCATGTAGACTACCGAGTTATTGATGCTAGGAATTTTGTACCTCAACACCGTGAGCGCATATTTATTGTGGGTTTCAAAGGCTCCAGTGATTTTTCATTCCGCACTATGGATACTCCTCAAACTGGCCCCAAACTTGGAGCTGTTCTGCATCCGCAAGATGGCACTGAAGTGCCGGAACTACCCTATACGGCTGGAACGAGGGCAGATGTTGCCCCAAAATATACCTTGAGCGACAGGCTGTGGTCGTACTTGCAGGCCTATGCTGAGAAACACCGGGCCAAGGGTAACGGCTTTGGTTTTGGGTTATGTGGCCCCGATGATGTGGCACGGACGTTGTCAGCCCGCTACTACAAGGACGGGTCAGAAATTCTCATCAAGCAGGACGGAACTAATCCTAGGCGTCTTACACCAAGGGAGTGCGCCCGAATAATGGGTTTTGGGAATTCGTTCAAGATCCCCGTTTCTGATACTCAGGCTTACAAGCAGTTCGGTAATTCTGTGGTGGTGCCAGTGGTCGAAGCGGTAGCGCGCCACATGCTCCCG
- a CDS encoding Veg family protein: MNTSYLTTIRKDLELHIGEKVWLKANRGRRKAMVREGVLESTYPYHFLVRTSDQHSTGCLSISYADLLTQAVELCIGGPEQRLVANFGK, encoded by the coding sequence TTGAACACCAGTTACTTGACAACTATTAGGAAAGACCTTGAACTGCATATTGGCGAAAAGGTATGGCTAAAAGCCAACCGTGGGCGGCGCAAGGCAATGGTGCGCGAGGGTGTTCTGGAGAGTACCTATCCCTATCATTTTCTTGTGCGGACAAGTGATCAACATAGCACCGGTTGTTTGTCGATAAGCTATGCCGATTTGTTGACACAGGCAGTCGAACTTTGCATTGGGGGTCCCGAGCAACGTCTGGTAGCTAATTTCGGCAAGTAG